The proteins below come from a single Rhodococcus sp. WMMA185 genomic window:
- a CDS encoding NADH-quinone oxidoreductase subunit G — translation MSEEIVNITIDGIEVGVPKGTLVIRAAESIGIQIPRFCDHPLLDPVGACRQCLVDVEGQRKPLASCTTTVTEGMVVRTQLTSPVADKAQKGVMELLLINHPLDCPVCDKGGECPLQNQAMSNGRADSRFGGVKRTFPKPIPLSTEVLLDRERCVLCARCTRFSEQIAGDPFIDLQERGALQQVGIYAKEPFESYFSGNTVQICPVGALTGTAYRFRARPFDLISSPSVCEHCASGCAQRTDHRRGKVLRRLAGDDPEVNEEWNCDKGRWAFAYATEPDRITSPLVRGEDGTLSPASWSEALAVAARGLTASQGNAGVLVGGRSTWQDAYAYAKFARIALGTNDIDFRIRSHSVEEAEFLAARVAGQRLAVTYEDLDEAPVVLLAGFEPEEESPIVFLRLRKAARGRALPVYSIAPYASRGLEKMSGRLLKATPGAEPGILDAIRIASTDPGITELLRKPGAVIMVGERLAAIPGALSAAVRLADDTGARLAWVPRRAGERGALEAGALPNLLPGGRPVDNPEARRQVAAVWNLENLPDTIGRDVEGILEAAQAKTLEALVFGGVEVDDLPDPQAALAAVEAAGFVVSLELRRSAITDRADVVFPVAPVMEKPGTFLDWEGRTRDFDTALRDTGAMPDQRVLHALAGEMGVALGLPDAVNARRELDRLGAWDGDFPAPPRHPQRPQRVPGPGEVVLSTWRMLLDAGRLQDGEPYLAGTARTPVVRLSARAAAEIGAAEGNLVTVVSERGTVTLPLAVTDLPDQVVWLPMNSPSSAVYRQLATTAGSVVRIRRATDSDVVTSGGSQ, via the coding sequence GTGAGTGAAGAAATCGTCAATATCACTATCGATGGTATCGAGGTCGGTGTTCCCAAGGGTACGTTGGTAATTCGCGCGGCAGAGTCGATCGGAATCCAGATCCCGCGGTTCTGCGACCACCCACTGCTCGATCCTGTCGGAGCCTGTCGGCAGTGTCTGGTCGATGTCGAAGGACAGCGCAAGCCGCTTGCTTCCTGCACCACCACCGTCACCGAGGGCATGGTCGTGCGGACTCAGCTCACCTCACCTGTGGCAGACAAGGCGCAGAAGGGCGTGATGGAGTTGCTGCTGATCAACCATCCGCTGGACTGCCCCGTATGTGACAAGGGTGGCGAGTGCCCGCTGCAGAATCAGGCAATGTCCAACGGCCGGGCCGACTCGCGGTTCGGCGGGGTCAAGCGCACGTTTCCCAAGCCGATTCCGCTTTCCACGGAGGTTCTCCTCGATCGTGAGCGATGCGTTCTCTGCGCCCGCTGCACCCGATTCTCGGAGCAGATCGCGGGCGACCCCTTCATCGACCTCCAGGAGCGCGGAGCGCTTCAGCAGGTCGGCATCTACGCAAAGGAACCGTTCGAGTCGTACTTCTCGGGCAACACTGTGCAGATCTGCCCAGTGGGTGCGTTGACGGGAACGGCCTACCGGTTCCGCGCCCGTCCGTTCGACCTGATCTCGAGTCCCAGCGTTTGCGAGCATTGCGCGAGTGGGTGCGCTCAGCGCACCGACCACCGACGGGGCAAGGTGTTGCGCCGCCTGGCCGGCGACGATCCCGAGGTCAACGAGGAATGGAACTGCGACAAGGGGCGGTGGGCGTTCGCCTACGCCACTGAACCCGACCGCATCACCTCGCCCTTGGTCCGCGGCGAAGACGGTACCTTGTCGCCTGCATCCTGGTCCGAGGCTTTGGCCGTCGCTGCACGCGGGCTGACCGCCTCCCAGGGCAACGCCGGAGTCCTCGTCGGGGGGCGGTCGACGTGGCAGGATGCATACGCTTATGCGAAGTTTGCGCGAATCGCACTCGGCACCAACGATATCGATTTCCGGATTCGATCCCATTCCGTCGAGGAAGCCGAGTTCTTGGCCGCACGCGTGGCGGGGCAGCGACTCGCTGTCACATATGAAGACCTCGACGAGGCACCTGTCGTCCTGCTCGCCGGGTTCGAGCCGGAGGAGGAGTCGCCGATCGTTTTCCTTCGGCTGCGCAAGGCGGCGCGAGGAAGGGCGCTGCCGGTGTACTCGATCGCCCCCTACGCCTCTCGCGGTTTGGAGAAGATGTCGGGCAGATTGCTGAAGGCCACACCGGGTGCCGAACCCGGAATCCTCGACGCGATCCGCATCGCAAGCACCGACCCGGGAATCACCGAGCTGTTGCGGAAACCGGGTGCGGTGATCATGGTCGGTGAGCGACTCGCCGCCATCCCCGGGGCGCTCTCCGCAGCTGTGCGATTGGCCGACGACACCGGGGCTCGGTTGGCCTGGGTGCCGCGGCGGGCGGGTGAACGGGGTGCGCTCGAAGCCGGTGCCCTGCCGAACCTTCTGCCCGGTGGCCGGCCCGTCGACAACCCGGAGGCGAGGCGGCAGGTCGCTGCGGTCTGGAACCTCGAGAACTTGCCGGACACCATCGGCCGCGATGTCGAGGGCATCCTCGAGGCTGCGCAGGCAAAGACCCTCGAAGCGCTGGTGTTCGGCGGCGTCGAGGTCGACGATCTCCCAGACCCACAGGCTGCACTCGCAGCCGTCGAGGCCGCCGGATTCGTTGTGAGTCTGGAGTTACGTCGTAGTGCGATCACCGATCGTGCGGACGTCGTCTTCCCTGTGGCGCCGGTGATGGAAAAACCGGGTACCTTCCTCGACTGGGAAGGTCGCACACGCGATTTCGACACCGCCCTTCGAGACACGGGTGCGATGCCGGACCAGCGAGTGCTACACGCGCTCGCGGGTGAGATGGGCGTAGCGCTCGGCCTTCCCGACGCCGTTAACGCGCGGCGCGAACTCGACCGGCTCGGGGCATGGGATGGTGACTTCCCGGCTCCACCGCGCCACCCGCAGCGGCCACAACGGGTCCCCGGTCCCGGCGAGGTGGTGCTGTCGACCTGGCGGATGCTGCTCGACGCGGGTCGGTTGCAGGACGGTGAACCGTACCTGGCTGGCACGGCGCGCACCCCGGTCGTGCGGCTGTCTGCGAGGGCGGCCGCGGAGATCGGTGCCGCTGAAGGGAATTTGGTGACCGTCGTTTCAGAACGGGGAACGGTCACATTGCCGTTGGCAGTCACCGACCTGCCGGATCAGGTGGTGTGGCTGCCGATGAACTCGCCCAGTTCCGCGGTGTACCGGCAGTTGGCCACCACGGCGGGCAGTGTCGTGCGCATCCGCCGTGCGACGGATTCCGACGTCGTCACTTCGGGAGGTTCCCAATGA
- the nuoI gene encoding NADH-quinone oxidoreductase subunit NuoI, whose translation MRKFLGPIAGFGVTLKTMFKKPNTEFYPEEKVPTAERYHGRHQLNRYADGLEKCIGCELCAWACPADAIYVEGADNTDEERYSPGERYGRVYQINYLRCIGCGLCIEACPTRALTMTNEYEMADDNRAGLIYEKDQLLAPLEPGMVDSPHPMAPGTTAEDYYRGAVGTGAQPAERPKDADAQSAGRPKDVNAEPEETESRGEGESA comes from the coding sequence ATGCGTAAATTCCTCGGTCCCATAGCAGGTTTCGGCGTGACCTTGAAGACGATGTTCAAGAAGCCGAACACCGAGTTCTACCCCGAGGAGAAGGTGCCGACCGCGGAACGGTACCACGGCCGGCACCAGCTCAACCGGTATGCGGATGGGCTCGAGAAGTGCATCGGGTGTGAGCTGTGCGCGTGGGCGTGCCCGGCCGACGCCATCTACGTGGAGGGCGCAGACAACACCGACGAGGAACGCTACTCGCCAGGGGAACGGTACGGCCGCGTCTACCAGATCAACTATCTGCGCTGCATCGGGTGCGGTTTGTGTATCGAGGCGTGCCCGACCCGGGCGTTGACGATGACCAACGAATACGAGATGGCGGACGACAACAGGGCGGGCTTGATCTACGAGAAGGATCAACTGCTCGCCCCACTCGAGCCCGGCATGGTCGATTCGCCGCACCCGATGGCCCCAGGAACCACGGCTGAGGACTACTACCGCGGGGCAGTGGGTACAGGCGCGCAGCCTGCGGAGCGCCCCAAGGATGCGGACGCGCAATCTGCCGGGCGCCCCAAGGATGTGAATGCGGAACCTGAAGAAACCGAGTCGCGGGGAGAAGGAGAGTCGGCGTGA
- a CDS encoding NADH-quinone oxidoreductase subunit J, whose protein sequence is MNAMTSAAQVVAQPLTETSTGEGVQFWILGTLAVIGALGVVSATKAVYSAIFLATTMIILAVFYIAQGALFLGVVQIVVYTGAVMMLFLFVLMLIGVDSSESLVENLRGQRVAAILVGLGFGILLIAGLGRASVAVFEGLGQANAGGNVQGLAELIFIRYVWAFELTGALLITATIGAMVLAHRERFERRKDQRELSEERFREGGRVTPLPSPGVYARHNAVDIPALLPDGSFSELSVSRSLERRAGPPPALGPADGSAPDTEDSGEEGPR, encoded by the coding sequence ATGAACGCGATGACGTCTGCGGCCCAGGTGGTGGCGCAGCCCCTTACGGAGACCTCGACGGGTGAGGGGGTGCAATTCTGGATTCTCGGGACCCTCGCCGTCATCGGCGCACTCGGGGTGGTGAGCGCCACCAAGGCCGTCTACTCGGCGATCTTTCTGGCCACGACCATGATCATCCTCGCGGTCTTCTATATCGCGCAGGGCGCACTCTTCCTCGGTGTCGTGCAGATCGTCGTCTACACCGGCGCGGTCATGATGCTGTTCCTGTTCGTACTCATGCTCATCGGAGTCGACTCTTCGGAATCTCTGGTGGAGAATCTGCGCGGTCAGCGGGTGGCCGCGATCTTGGTGGGACTGGGATTCGGAATCCTCCTGATCGCCGGTCTCGGAAGGGCTTCGGTCGCAGTATTCGAAGGGCTGGGCCAGGCCAACGCAGGGGGAAACGTCCAAGGCTTGGCCGAGCTCATCTTCATCCGGTATGTGTGGGCGTTCGAACTCACCGGCGCGTTGCTGATCACCGCGACCATCGGGGCGATGGTGCTTGCGCACCGAGAACGCTTCGAGCGGAGAAAGGACCAACGGGAGTTGTCCGAGGAGCGGTTCCGTGAGGGAGGCCGCGTCACACCGCTACCGAGTCCCGGTGTCTACGCACGGCACAATGCGGTCGACATACCGGCGTTGCTGCCGGACGGGTCGTTCTCCGAACTCTCGGTCAGCCGGTCGCTCGAGCGGCGCGCGGGCCCACCGCCCGCGCTCGGCCCCGCGGATGGCTCGGCTCCTGACACCGAGGACTCCGGTGAGGAAGGCCCACGATGA
- the nuoK gene encoding NADH-quinone oxidoreductase subunit NuoK, whose translation MNPENYLYLAALLFTIGAAGVLMRRNAIIVFMCIELMLNASNLAFVTFARMHGNLDGQVFAFFTMVVAAAEVVVGLAIIMTIFRSRRSASVDDANLLKN comes from the coding sequence ATGAATCCGGAGAACTACCTGTACCTCGCGGCGCTGCTGTTCACGATCGGTGCGGCCGGAGTCTTGATGCGGCGCAACGCCATCATCGTGTTCATGTGCATCGAGTTGATGCTCAATGCGTCGAATTTGGCGTTCGTGACGTTCGCCCGCATGCACGGCAATCTTGACGGGCAGGTGTTCGCCTTCTTCACCATGGTGGTTGCGGCGGCTGAGGTCGTCGTCGGACTAGCGATCATCATGACCATCTTCCGTTCCCGCCGTTCGGCTTCCGTCGACGACGCCAACCTCCTCAAGAACTGA
- the nuoH gene encoding NADH-quinone oxidoreductase subunit NuoH, which produces MTAEGIYPDPTLFGHDPWWLVLGKALAIFIFLILTPLVTILAERKIMAWMQMRVGPNRVGPRGMLQSLADGIKLALKEGIVPKGVDKPIYILAPIIAAVPAFMAFAVIPFGPEVSIFGHRTALQLTDLPVAVLYVLAATSIGVYGIVLAGWASGSTYPLLGGLRSTAQVISYEIAMGLTFAAVFVYAGTMSTSGIVAAQESTWYVLLLLPSFLIYAISMVGETNRAPFDLPEAEGELVGGFHTEYSSLSFAMFMLAEYVNMVTVSALATTLFFGGWRAPFPLSLWEGANSGWWPVLWFTLKVWAFLFVFVWLRATLPRLRYDQFMGLGWKILIPFALVWVMVVATVRAFRNEGYEVSSIALVLAGLIVALVVLALLWNRLRRSRIEGPGERVESEPRSQTSPETLEPFDPMAGGFPVPPMPGQTLPTFRRTPVSASSTRDPRPIGSTREDSDA; this is translated from the coding sequence ATGACTGCCGAAGGCATCTACCCCGACCCCACGCTTTTCGGTCACGATCCGTGGTGGCTCGTGCTGGGCAAGGCCCTGGCCATCTTCATCTTCCTCATACTGACCCCGCTGGTGACTATCCTCGCCGAGCGCAAGATCATGGCCTGGATGCAGATGCGGGTCGGCCCCAACCGGGTTGGGCCCCGGGGGATGCTGCAAAGTCTGGCCGACGGCATCAAACTCGCATTGAAGGAAGGCATTGTCCCCAAAGGGGTGGACAAGCCGATCTACATCCTCGCGCCGATCATTGCGGCGGTGCCGGCGTTCATGGCCTTCGCCGTGATCCCCTTCGGCCCCGAAGTATCGATCTTCGGCCACCGCACCGCGCTTCAATTGACCGACCTGCCGGTAGCGGTCCTCTACGTTCTCGCGGCCACCTCGATCGGCGTCTACGGCATCGTCCTGGCCGGCTGGGCGTCGGGTTCCACTTACCCGCTGCTCGGAGGCCTGCGCTCGACGGCGCAGGTGATCTCGTACGAGATCGCGATGGGCCTGACTTTTGCGGCCGTATTCGTGTATGCGGGGACCATGTCCACTTCGGGGATCGTCGCGGCCCAGGAGAGTACCTGGTACGTGTTGCTGCTGCTGCCATCGTTCCTCATCTATGCCATTTCCATGGTCGGGGAGACCAATCGGGCCCCGTTCGACCTTCCCGAGGCTGAGGGGGAACTGGTCGGCGGCTTCCACACGGAATACTCCTCGCTGAGCTTCGCGATGTTCATGCTCGCCGAATACGTGAACATGGTGACGGTCTCGGCGCTCGCGACCACCTTGTTCTTCGGCGGCTGGCGCGCCCCCTTCCCGTTGAGCCTGTGGGAAGGCGCCAACTCCGGTTGGTGGCCGGTGTTGTGGTTCACGCTCAAGGTTTGGGCGTTCTTGTTCGTATTCGTCTGGCTGCGAGCCACCTTGCCCCGGCTGCGGTACGACCAGTTCATGGGTCTCGGGTGGAAGATTCTCATCCCGTTCGCCCTGGTGTGGGTCATGGTCGTCGCGACGGTCCGTGCTTTCCGCAACGAGGGCTACGAGGTTTCTTCGATCGCCCTGGTTCTCGCGGGGTTGATCGTCGCCTTGGTCGTACTGGCGCTGTTGTGGAACCGCCTGCGTCGGAGCCGCATCGAGGGGCCCGGCGAACGTGTCGAGTCTGAGCCGCGCTCTCAAACGTCGCCGGAAACTCTCGAACCGTTCGACCCCATGGCCGGTGGGTTCCCGGTGCCTCCCATGCCGGGCCAGACGCTGCCGACGTTCCGCCGCACACCCGTTTCAGCTTCAAGCACGCGCGACCCGCGCCCCATCGGATCGACACGGGAGGACAGCGATGCGTAA